From a region of the Desulfobacterales bacterium genome:
- a CDS encoding SDR family oxidoreductase — protein MTSQPILVTGATGYVGGRLIPALLEAGYRVRAMGRSLDKLACRPWARHEQIELVQGDVLEYATLEKAAKGCWAAYYLVHSMIAQKEKFAEADRKAARNMVNAAASEGLARIIYLGGLAEAQDKALSKHLQSRIEVADILQAGSVPTTDLRAPMILGSGSASFEILRYLVEHLPVMTTPRWVFSLNQPIAIRNVIHYLVECLAHDETTGQTYDIGGPDVLTYRKLLDIYAEEAHLRKRWVIPVPVLTPTLSAYWIHLISPVPASIALPLTEGLTSAAVCSENRIQSIIPQKLLSCREAIRLALDLVKQQQIDSCWADAGELIEPEWAHCGDADWAGGTILKCGYRAKIDAPVEALWDLIHKIGGRRGYYFGDSLWRLRGWIDRLCGGAGLGRGSANNTGRYVGEAVDFWRVLAVEPPQRLVLLSEMKAPGDALLEFQINAMGAKRSELELISRFMPRGLSGFIYWYAFYPFHQLVFAGMLKSIAKQSGKALLQGPTRFTPKLHDSCTLPTSDI, from the coding sequence ATGACCTCTCAACCTATTTTGGTGACCGGGGCGACGGGTTATGTCGGCGGGCGGCTGATACCGGCCTTGCTCGAAGCCGGATACCGGGTCAGGGCCATGGGCCGTTCCCTTGATAAGCTCGCCTGCCGACCCTGGGCGAGGCACGAACAGATTGAATTGGTTCAGGGTGATGTGCTGGAATATGCCACACTGGAAAAAGCAGCTAAAGGCTGCTGGGCCGCCTATTATCTGGTGCATTCCATGATTGCCCAAAAAGAAAAATTTGCCGAAGCGGATCGCAAGGCCGCCCGCAACATGGTCAATGCGGCCGCTTCTGAAGGTTTGGCAAGAATTATTTATTTGGGAGGTCTGGCCGAAGCACAAGACAAAGCCCTGAGCAAACATTTACAATCCCGTATCGAGGTGGCTGACATCCTGCAAGCCGGATCGGTGCCCACCACGGATTTGAGAGCCCCGATGATCTTAGGATCCGGTAGCGCTTCCTTTGAGATCTTACGCTACCTGGTGGAGCATCTACCGGTAATGACCACACCGCGTTGGGTGTTTTCGCTCAACCAACCGATTGCCATTCGCAATGTGATTCATTACCTGGTGGAATGCCTCGCTCACGATGAGACCACCGGACAAACGTATGATATCGGCGGTCCGGATGTTTTAACCTATCGCAAGCTTTTGGATATCTACGCTGAGGAAGCGCATTTGCGTAAACGCTGGGTTATACCGGTGCCTGTTTTGACACCGACCCTGAGTGCCTACTGGATTCACCTGATCAGCCCGGTGCCGGCATCGATTGCCCTGCCGCTGACCGAAGGCTTGACCAGCGCAGCGGTATGCAGTGAAAACCGCATCCAGTCGATTATCCCGCAGAAGCTTCTGAGCTGCCGGGAAGCGATTCGTTTGGCGTTGGATTTGGTTAAACAGCAACAGATAGATAGTTGCTGGGCAGATGCTGGTGAGCTGATTGAACCCGAATGGGCCCATTGCGGTGATGCGGACTGGGCAGGCGGAACGATCCTCAAATGCGGTTATCGCGCCAAAATCGATGCCCCGGTCGAGGCGCTCTGGGACCTGATACATAAAATCGGCGGCCGACGGGGCTATTACTTCGGCGATTCCCTGTGGCGGCTGCGCGGCTGGATCGATCGGTTGTGCGGCGGTGCGGGGCTTGGCCGCGGAAGCGCCAATAATACAGGTCGATACGTCGGCGAAGCAGTGGATTTCTGGCGGGTTCTTGCTGTGGAGCCACCCCAGCGTCTGGTGCTGCTGTCTGAAATGAAAGCCCCCGGCGATGCCTTGCTGGAATTTCAAATCAACGCTATGGGAGCGAAGCGATCTGAGCTGGAGCTGATATCCCGCTTTATGCCCAGAGGGCTGAGCGGCTTTATTTACTGGTATGCGTTTTATCCGTTTC
- a CDS encoding DUF523 and DUF1722 domain-containing protein: MNERVRLGISSCLLGNSVRWNSGHKMDRYLTRTLGQFVDYMPVCPEVEAGFGVPRESMRLVGDPENPRLITFKTKTDNTEQMLTWARKRVKELEKEDLHGFIFKSDSPSSGMIRVKVYTEKGMPVKKGVGMFAREFMKHFPLIPAEDDGRLHDPKIRENFIERIFALQRWRQTISNGKNMGNLVDFHTRNKLLILSHSQKHSRLMGKLVAAGKQLPMDELYAQYEAILMEALALKTTPKKNMNVLQHLMGYFKKQLSKDEKQELLEVFDQYRQEYVPLVVPITLINHFVRKYDQQYLKMQTYLNPHPVELKLRTHV; encoded by the coding sequence ATGAATGAACGCGTTCGACTGGGTATCAGCTCCTGTTTGCTGGGTAATTCAGTTCGCTGGAATAGCGGTCACAAGATGGATCGTTACCTAACCCGCACCCTGGGTCAATTTGTGGATTATATGCCAGTCTGTCCGGAAGTCGAAGCCGGTTTTGGCGTTCCCCGGGAATCGATGCGTCTGGTGGGCGATCCGGAAAACCCGCGGTTGATTACCTTTAAGACCAAAACGGATAACACCGAGCAGATGCTGACCTGGGCCCGCAAGAGAGTCAAAGAATTGGAGAAGGAAGATCTGCATGGTTTTATTTTCAAAAGTGACTCTCCGAGCAGCGGTATGATCCGGGTAAAGGTCTACACCGAGAAAGGCATGCCCGTCAAAAAAGGGGTGGGCATGTTTGCCAGGGAATTTATGAAGCATTTCCCGCTGATTCCGGCCGAAGACGACGGGCGGCTGCATGATCCCAAAATCAGAGAAAATTTTATCGAACGTATTTTTGCTTTGCAGCGCTGGCGGCAGACGATTAGCAATGGCAAAAATATGGGGAATCTGGTGGATTTTCATACCCGCAACAAGCTTTTGATTCTCTCGCATAGCCAAAAGCATTCGCGGTTGATGGGCAAACTGGTGGCCGCCGGCAAACAGCTGCCCATGGATGAGTTGTATGCCCAATATGAAGCGATTCTGATGGAAGCCCTGGCGCTCAAAACCACACCCAAGAAGAATATGAATGTGCTGCAGCATCTAATGGGATATTTTAAAAAGCAATTGTCTAAAGATGAAAAGCAGGAGCTGCTGGAGGTCTTCGATCAATATCGGCAGGAGTATGTGCCGCTGGTGGTGCCGATCACGCTCATCAACCATTTTGTGCGCAAATACGATCAGCAGTACTTAAAAATGCAAACATACTTGAATCCGCATCCGGTCGAGCTAAAGCTCCGAACCCACGTCTGA
- a CDS encoding pyridoxamine 5'-phosphate oxidase family protein has translation MLTEMKALAQQKNMCVLATVSGQKPYCSLMAYVTDDNCDEIYMVTHKNSTKYKNLMQNPAVSLLIDTREKFPRSQAKALTVEGVFCQIENTVKRKLVAAKLLQTHPHLDDFMQHPEADIFCVKISSFLLLDGLQQAHFEMI, from the coding sequence ATGCTCACTGAAATGAAAGCCCTTGCCCAACAAAAAAATATGTGTGTTCTAGCCACCGTTTCCGGTCAAAAACCATATTGTTCATTGATGGCTTATGTCACAGATGACAATTGTGATGAAATCTACATGGTCACCCATAAAAACAGCACCAAGTACAAAAATTTGATGCAGAATCCAGCGGTCAGCCTGTTGATCGATACGCGCGAAAAATTCCCCCGCTCCCAGGCCAAAGCGCTGACGGTGGAAGGTGTCTTCTGCCAAATTGAAAATACGGTGAAACGAAAACTGGTGGCCGCAAAGCTTTTGCAAACCCATCCCCACCTGGACGACTTTATGCAACACCCCGAAGCCGATATTTTTTGCGTCAAGATCAGCTCTTTTCTATTGCTGGACGGACTACAGCAGGCGCATTTCGAAATGATCTGA
- a CDS encoding PEP/pyruvate-binding domain-containing protein: MNWIIAAENIGEGHGARVGGKGQALALLARGGFRVPKTLCVTSDTYREYVSRTGLRERILLELNRKAFKEMRWEEIWDCATRIRNMFLRKPIPDDISSQLKPAIHAAFKDKAVVVRSSAPEEDDAASSFAGLHESYVNIQGTAAILEHIAKVWASLWSDAALLYRQEIGLDVKKSAMAVVIQEIVVGEKSGVAFSQSPNDRSQGIIESVYGLNQGLVDGAVEPDRWILDRQKKTIISHTPADRKRWAIAADSGVRLDDLPQNLAHQPPLNTQETHHVFELALEAENYFKSPQDMEWTFRRNDLVVLQSRPITTLSTQSKEDDRSWYLSLHRSFDNLKRLRQKIENELIPAMIGAADDMGQQNLTELSDEDLAAEINHRWEINQKWTNIYWEEFIPYAHGVRLFGQIYNDAMHPEDPYEFIDLLTHTEMASLERNQMLADLAKQVRKNPSLANALNEGQTKNLDAAFLSAVDRFVEKFGDLTCAVTGGTQCEQAPDALYKILLEMAAHLPAEGGRQASKNKDALQQKFLSMFEGDQKQMAGELLDLARSSYQLRDDDNIYLGRIEAQLLAAVREARQRIDDNLYGGSNKKIAAELLNVVESLDHRPQFQAPYKQKPEDDFVIQARQLIGQPAGPGLAKGPARVIQQNAELAEFKYGEILICDAVDPNMTFVVPLAAGVVERRGGMLIHGAIIAREYGLPCVTGIPDATKLIQNGDEVTVDGYLGIVTIGSEKI, translated from the coding sequence TTTCAGGGTTCCCAAAACGCTCTGCGTGACAAGTGATACCTACCGAGAATATGTGTCCCGAACCGGATTGCGCGAGCGCATTCTGCTGGAGCTCAATCGCAAAGCATTCAAAGAAATGCGCTGGGAAGAAATCTGGGATTGCGCCACCCGCATTCGAAATATGTTTCTACGCAAGCCGATTCCAGATGATATATCCAGTCAACTGAAACCAGCCATACACGCTGCGTTCAAAGATAAGGCCGTGGTTGTCAGATCGTCGGCACCCGAAGAAGATGACGCCGCATCCTCATTTGCCGGCTTGCATGAATCCTATGTCAATATCCAGGGAACCGCTGCAATTTTGGAACACATTGCCAAGGTCTGGGCCTCGCTGTGGTCCGACGCGGCGCTGTTATATCGCCAGGAAATTGGATTGGACGTTAAAAAAAGCGCAATGGCGGTTGTGATTCAGGAAATTGTTGTCGGCGAAAAGTCCGGTGTCGCCTTTTCACAGAGCCCCAACGATCGTTCCCAGGGTATCATAGAATCCGTATATGGCTTAAACCAGGGTCTTGTGGATGGCGCAGTTGAACCCGATCGCTGGATCCTTGATCGCCAGAAAAAAACAATTATTTCGCACACCCCGGCTGATCGAAAGCGCTGGGCAATAGCCGCTGATTCCGGTGTTCGTTTGGACGATCTGCCGCAGAATCTTGCCCACCAGCCGCCCCTGAATACACAAGAAACGCATCATGTCTTTGAACTGGCGCTGGAAGCTGAAAACTATTTTAAATCCCCCCAGGATATGGAGTGGACGTTTCGCAGAAACGACCTGGTTGTGCTTCAATCCCGTCCCATTACCACCCTATCGACTCAATCCAAAGAGGACGACCGCAGCTGGTACCTGAGCTTACACCGCAGCTTTGACAATCTAAAACGACTGCGCCAAAAAATTGAAAATGAGCTGATACCGGCCATGATTGGTGCAGCAGATGATATGGGACAGCAGAACCTCACCGAGCTGTCGGATGAGGACTTGGCAGCGGAAATCAATCACCGCTGGGAGATCAATCAGAAATGGACCAATATTTACTGGGAAGAGTTTATTCCCTATGCCCATGGGGTGCGTCTGTTTGGGCAGATATACAACGATGCCATGCACCCGGAAGATCCTTATGAATTTATTGATCTGCTGACCCATACCGAAATGGCCAGTCTGGAAAGAAATCAAATGCTGGCGGACCTGGCAAAGCAGGTTCGCAAGAATCCGTCCCTGGCCAATGCGCTCAATGAAGGTCAAACTAAAAACCTTGATGCAGCGTTTCTATCGGCGGTGGATCGGTTTGTTGAAAAATTTGGTGACCTGACCTGCGCGGTGACCGGTGGCACCCAGTGTGAACAGGCGCCGGACGCACTGTATAAGATTTTACTCGAAATGGCGGCTCATCTGCCGGCTGAAGGCGGTCGGCAAGCATCAAAAAATAAGGATGCCTTGCAGCAAAAATTTCTAAGTATGTTTGAAGGTGATCAAAAACAAATGGCTGGTGAGCTATTAGATCTTGCCCGCAGCAGCTATCAACTGCGGGATGATGACAATATCTATTTGGGCAGAATTGAGGCCCAGTTGCTGGCGGCGGTGCGAGAGGCCAGACAACGGATCGATGATAACCTCTACGGAGGGTCGAACAAAAAGATTGCCGCTGAACTACTTAATGTGGTTGAAAGCCTGGATCATCGACCGCAATTTCAAGCGCCCTACAAGCAAAAACCCGAGGACGATTTTGTCATCCAAGCCCGTCAGTTGATCGGCCAGCCCGCCGGTCCGGGTTTGGCCAAAGGCCCTGCCCGGGTAATACAGCAAAACGCCGAGTTGGCCGAATTCAAATATGGTGAAATTTTAATCTGTGATGCTGTTGATCCAAACATGACCTTTGTGGTGCCGCTGGCTGCCGGTGTGGTGGAGCGACGGGGGGGCATGCTGATCCATGGGGCTATCATCGCCAGAGAATACGGTTTGCCGTGTGTAACTGGCATTCCCGACGCCACCAAGCTCATCCAAAATGGCGACGAGGTCACCGTTGATGGCTATCTGGGGATTGTAACGATTGGCTCTGAAAAAATATGA